Below is a genomic region from Virgibacillus dokdonensis.
TTTACGGAGCATTTAAGCTCTATCATTACTTACGCAGAACAGCTCAATGAACTGGACACAACGAATGTAGAACCGACGACACATGTACTTGATATAAAAAATGTGATGCGTAAAGATAAGCCAAAGCAATGGATTACACAAGACGAAGCACTAAAAAATGCTCCAGATCACAAAGATGGTCATTTCCGTGTACCATCCATATTGGAGTAAGGAGGGAACAACATGGCGCTATTTGATTACACGATCAAGCAGTTAGAAGAAAAGGTACATAATGGTGAAATTACGGTAGAAGAGTTAGTAAATGCTTCGTATGAACGCATTCATGAGGTGGATGATGAGGTTCATGCATTTTTAACGTTAAATGAAGAAAATGCGAAAGCCCAAGCAAAAGAACTGGACAAACAAGCGGATAAAACAGCTGCATTATTTGGAATGCCGAGTGGTATTAAGGATAATATCGTAACAAAATCGCTGCGTACGACATGCGCTAGTAAGTTTTTGGATAACTTCCATGATCCTTTATATAATGCAACAGTCGTTCAAAAATTGAGCGAACAAAAAGCAGTTACGATTGGTAAATTAAACATGGATGAATTTGCGATGGGTTCATCAAATGAAAATTCAAGCTATGAACCAACACGTAATCCTTGGAATACGGATTATGTTCCTGGGGGCTCTAGTGGTGGTTCCGCAGCGGCTGTGGCTGCCGGTGAAGTGTTATTCGCATTAGGCTCAGATACAGGTGGATCGATTCGTCAACCAGCTGCATTTTGTGGTGTAGTAGGATTAAAGCCAACATACGGTAGAGTATCCCGATTTGGTTTAGTCGCTTTTGCGTCCTCTTTAGACCAAATTGGACCATTAACACGAACAGTAGAAGATAATGCTCGCGTGTTAGAAGTAATTGCAGGTCACGATGCAATGGATTCAACGAGTGCAAATATAGAAGTTCCTGCGTATACGGAAGCATTAACAAATGATGTAAAGGGACTAAAAATTGCGGTACCGAAAGAATATTTAAGTGAAGGTGTAGCTCCAGAGGTAAAAGCGTCGGTCATGGAAGCATTAAAGGTATATGAATCTTTAGGCGCTACGTGGGAAGAAGTTTCCCTACCACATTCCAAATATGCTGTTGCGACTTATTACTTGTTATCTTCATCGGAGGCGTCGGCTAACCTTGCTCGCTTTGATGGGGTTCGTTACGGCGTTCGCTCGGAGAATGCAGATAATATGATTGATATGTTCAAAAAATCACGCAGCGAAGGTTTTGGTGAGGAAGTAAAACGCAGAATCATGCTTGGTACGTTTGCTCTTAGCTCTGGGTATTATGATGCGTATTATAAAAAAGCGCAAAAAGTACGTACCTTAATCAAACAAGATTTTGAGCAAATTTTCCAAGATTACGATGTTGTTATTGGTCCAACAACACCTACACCAGCGTTTAAAGTTGGAGAAAAGGTAGACGATCCATTAACGATGTATGCAAATGATATTTTAACGATTCCCGTTAATTTAGCTGGTGTCCCTGGTATTTCTATTCCGTGTGGTTTCGCAAAAGAAGGTTTACCAATTGGCTTGCAAATTATCGGAAAACACTTTGACGAAGCAACGGTTTATCGTACAGCACATGCGTATGAAAAAGCGACCGATCATCATAAACAACGCCCTCAGCTAGGAGGTGCCAAATAATGAACTTTGAAACAATTATTGGCTTAGAGGTACATGTTGAGTTAAAGACACAGTCAAAAATTTTCAGTCCTAGTGTGAATGCTTTTGGTACAGCACCGAATACAAATGTTAACCCAATTGACCTAGGTTATCCAGGTGTATTACCTGTACTAAATGAAGAAGCAGTTAACTTTGCGATGAAAGCAGCGATGGCTTTAAATTGTGACATTGCGACAAATACGAAATTTGACCGAAAAAATTATTTCTACCCAGATAATCCAAAAGCGTATCAAATTTCCCAATTTGATCAACCCATTGGTGAGAATGGTTGGATTGAAATTGAAGTACATGGAAAGAAAAAGCGGATTGGTATTACTCGTCTTCACTTAGAAGAAGATGCTGGGAAGCTAACCCATGGAGAAGATGGTTACTCTCTAGTCGATTTTAATCGTCAAGGAACGCCTTTAATTGAAATTGTTTCTGAACCAGATATGCGCTCCCCAGAAGAAGCTTATGCTTATTTAGAAAAACTAAAAAATATTATTCAATATACTGGTGTATCTGATGTGAAAATGCAGGAAGGTTCTTTACGTTGCGATGCGAATATCTCTTTGCGACCAATCGGACAAGAAGAATTTGGTACAAAAACGGAACTAAAGAATTTAAACTCTTTCAGTTTCGTACAAAAAGGGTTAGAATTTGAAGAAAAACGTCAGGAAAAAGAGTTACTTTCAGGAGGGGAAATTCTGCAAGAAACACGCCGTTATGATGAAAAAACGAAGGAAACGATTCTTATGCGTGTGAAAGAAGGCTCGGATGATTATCGTTATTTCCCAGAACCGGATCTTGTTCCGCTTTATATTGATGATGCTTGGAAGGAACGCATTCGCAAGGAAATTCCTGAACTCCCAGATGCGCGTAAAAATCGTTATATGGAAGAACTGGACTTGCCAGAGTACGATGCTACGGTAATGACCAATTCCAAACAGATGGCTGATTTTTTTGAAGAAGCAATCGCTCACGGTTCAGATATGAAGCAAGTTTCTAACTGGTTGATGGGTGAGATTTCTGCTTATATGAATAAACACCTAAAAGAGCTAGATGAATTAGCGATTACACCAGAAGCACTTGCCAAAATGATTCAGCTCATTGCTGATGGTACAATTTCTTCAAAGATCGCGAAGAAGGTATTCGCAGAGCTAGTTGAACATGGCGGCGATCCAGAGAAGATTGTCAAAGAGAAAGGTCTCGTGCAAATTTCTGATGAAGGTCAGTTGAAAGAGATTATTTCTAAAGTGCTTGATGAAAATGAACAGTCCATTATTGATTACAAAAATGGAAAAAATAAAGCGGTTGGCTTCTTAGTTGGTCAAGTGATGAAAGCTACGAAAGGACAAGCCAACCCGCCAATGGTTAATAAAATTTTATTAGAAGAAATCAACAAACGATAAGCTAGCACCTGGGCTATTCAGACATTAATGAATAGCCCAGACTTATATATGGAAAATCGTGCTGTAAGACGCCCACGGAGGCGCTTGCTTATACATGGAAGGGCAGATAACAGAGAAAGAAAATCCTTCTTCTAACGTACATAAAGTGCTGTAAGGCTTCCGTTCTAAGAATATATCCTGTAAGTTGAAGAGGATAACAGGCTTTGTTGAGAGAAGGGTCACAAGCCGCGGCGAAAGAACCTACTCACGGGATGGAAGATTCCTCTTTATAAAGAATAATTAATTTGAGAAAAGAGCTATTTAACTAGTTTTGGTGAAGATAGGTTTGTCATATAATTGTTCATAAAAAGTTTCCTAAACAGCTCTTCTCAAAATGTTGGAAAACGGCTATGATAAAGATTGGACTTATTAATGAGCTGCGTTTGATCATATATTAGAATAAATCATATTACCAATCCTAAAGTTGGAGAGAGATAAGTGGGGATAACGGTTCTAGGTTTTTAAACGATGCCTTTGCCTGATACGAAAGTAGGAAAACTTCACCATAAGCAAGTGGTAATTAGCCATCTTTGTACAAGCCATATAGTGGAGCTCCTATTTTTAAATTTTTCTAATCACATGCTTTTGTCATGATTGAAATTTGAATGCACGATAGGGAAGTATGAAAGTTTTAGAGTTTATCGTATTACAAAACGAAGTAAAGATTTACCGATAAGCGAAGCTATTGTAAGCGTCTTTTAAAATGAAATGGCATTAATAAATGTTACGAAGGTCCTGTATACTGGTGCCAAGCGGAGGGAAAGCAATGAATAAAGCACGTATTATCTATAATCCTACGTCCGGTAGAGAAGCCTTTAAAAAGGAGCTACCTGCAGTATTAGAAAAGCTAGAAGTAGCCGGTTATGAAGCATCTGCTCACGCAACGACTTGTGAAGGAGATGCCATTCAGGCTGCACAATTAGCTGTTGAACGAGGGCATGACCTTGTGATTGCTGCTGGTGGAGATGGAACAATCAATGAAGTCATCAATGGTTTAGCAGAGCGAGAGAATCGTCCCAAACTTGGAATTATACCTGTAGGGACGACGAATGATTTTGCTAGAGCGTTACATATTCCACGGGGTATCCAAAAAGCTGTTGATGTAATTGTGGCTGGACAATCGATGTATTTAGATATCGGCAAAGTAAACGATCATTATTTTATGAACATTGCTGGTGGAGGTAAACTGACTGAACTGACTTATGAAGTGCCAAGCAAGCTAAAGACGATGCTTGGGCAGTTAGCTTATTATATGAAAGGTATTGAGATGTTGCCTTCCTTGAAGCCTTCCAGAGCAAAAATTGAATATGATGGCAATGTCATTGATGAAGACATTATGCTTTTTCTTATTTCCAATACAAATTCCGTTGGTGGTTTTGAAAAACTAGCACCAGATGCTGATATGCAGGACGGTTATTTTGACTTAATCATATTAAGAAAAACGAACTTGGCCGAGTTTATTCGCATTGCCACTTTAGCATTGCGCGGAGCACATTTAGAGGATAGTCATGTTATTTATGTGAAGGCGAAACATATTAAGGTGATGACGGATGAGAAAATGCAATTAAATATTGACGGAGAATATGGCGGATTGCTCCCGGGAGAATTTGCAAACCTGCAACAGCATATTGAATTTTTCGTTCCAGCGGACTTCATAGAAAAAAATTAACGACTGCTTTTTTGAGTTACACTACAGAACTTAGATGAAACGTCTAACTATTATAGTGTGCCTCATAGAAGCAGTTTTTTTATGTATAAGAAAGCATAGGATTTTTTGCGTGTATAGTGTAAGAAGAAACAAAGGCTTTTGAAGCGACCCAGCCTGTTTTTATGTTGCGTGAATGAGTGCTGAGATTACTGGAAAATAGAGTGCTCCATATGTTTTAGTCGGATATAAAGGTAATGGGAATGGAAAGTGAAAAGTTGTATCAGTTAATATTTACACCAAACGCTTTCAGCCATATACGTGTGAATTTCTGCGGGGAAATTGTGAACATCAGCGAAAAAGTTGTGAACTTCGGCGAAAAAAATGTAAACTTCAGCGACTTTCGTGAAAACTTAGGCGAATTTCTAGTGAACTTCAGTGATTTCACTATTTTATCCATTTAAAATGAATAGAAGGAATGCTAATATAGTGAATATTATAATAATAATGTAGTAGGGGGGGAGTTTATGTGGAGAGAGAATTTTATGTTGGTTGGGGAACATTGGCATTGATTAATGCTGGATTAGCCCAAGGAAAGAATCGTACAGGGTTCAATTGGTTTGTGCTGTCTTTACTCATAGGGCCTATTGCCACATTGATCTTGCTGTTTGCCGAGAAGTACCCAGAAGACGAATAAATGGTGTGCTGGGTTCACTTCTATGATAAGATAGGAACACAAACTAGTGTATAAAGGAAGAGAAACATGGCAAAAAAAGCAGTACCCGTAAAAAAGAATGAAACGTTGACGCTCACATTTGAAGATTTGACCCACGAAGGAAACGGCGTGGCGAAAGTGAATGGCTATCCTTTATTTGTACCGTATGGATTGCCAGGTGAAAAAGCGCTTGTGAAAGTCGTTAAAGCGAATAAAAATTTTGGCTTTGGAAAAATTTTAGAGGTAAAGCAAGCGAGCGCGGAGCGAGTTAAAGCGCCTTGTAACGTCTATTATAAATGTGGTGGCTGTCAATTACAGCATATGAGCTATCACTTGCAATTAGAGATGAAGCGAAACCAAGTGAAAAATGTAATGGGGAAAATAGCGCATATGGATCATGTTCCTGTTCATCCTACATTAGGTATGACCGATCCATGGCGTTATCGCAATAAAGTACAAATTCCAGTGGGGGAAAAAGAAGGCGCGATAATTACCGGCTTTTATCAAAAACGCAGTCATCGTATTATAGATGATATGGATACTTGTCTCATACAGGATGAAGTGAATGATTGCATGGTAGAAGCAGTGCGCAGAATTGCCTCGCAGTTAGGAATTACTGCTTATGATGAATCGACACATCGCGGAGTATTACGTCATATTATGGTTCGTACAGGAAGAGAGACGAAGGATACAATGATTGTCCTGGTAACGAGGACGGAAAAACTACCGCATCAAGAGGCACTTATTCAAGCATTGACAGAAACGTATCCTCACGTCAAATCCATTATTCATAATGTGAACAAGGAAAAAACGAATGTGATCCTTGGTAAGAAGTCAAATATTATTTGGGGTGACGCTTATATTTATGATACGATCGGTGACATTCGATTCGCTATTTCCGCCAAATCATTTTACCAAGTTAATCCGCCACAAACAAAAGTCCTCTACGAAAAAGCGTTGGAATATGCCAATCTGAGTTCATCCGATGTGGTGATTGATGCGTATTGTGGTATTGGTACGATTTCTTTATTTTTAGCACAGCAAGCAAAAAAAGTGTATGGAATAGAAGTTGTTCCAGAAGCAATTAGTGATGCTAAGAGAAATGCCAAATTGAACGGAATTACCAATGTCGAATTCGTTGTAGGTGAAGCGGAAAAAGTAATGCCATGGTGGAAAGCACAAGGATTGCGCCCCGATGTTATTATCGTTGATCCGCCACGCAAAGGCTGTGACGAAGCGTTTCTTGAAGCAATGATCGAGATGGAACCAAAACGGATTGTGTACGTTTCCTGTAATCCATCTACATTAGCTCGGGATTTAAACATATTAGATGCAGGCGGCTATGAAACGAAAGAAGTGCAACCAGTTGACATGTTTCCACAGACGAATCATGTGGAGTGTGTGGCGGTTTTGTCAAAAGTGGATGAATAAGAATAGTTAATGAATTGATATAATAAGGTTTTCCAGTTATCAAGGAAATATTTTCCATTCTGGGGAACTTTATTTTTATTGCCCCTTTTTTTATTAATCATGAAAATGATTGGTTTTCTTTCCATGCCAATTGACTTCTTGTTAATGAAGATTTAAAAGTCTAAAATCATGGCTTTTCTGAAGTGATTGCCAAAGGAACCTCTGGCTATAAAAGGGGTGAAGAAGCATTACAAACAACTTCTGAACAAGTACCTGTTATAATTTGCCATGCACTGTCGTTAGTGGGAAATGAAACCTTACGTATTAATGGATAGTTCTTATGCAATACCTTTTGTCGCTCTTGTTCACTAAGCATATCAACTTTTTTAGGAATAGGCATATAAGTCCACCTACATTATTAAACATTATTTTCTCAGCACCATAAATGTTCAAGTTTATGGATCTACCTTGTTCTTTGAAAAAAATTTCCGAGTATCTTCACGTATTTGTTTGGGTAAGACTTGATCAAGTTCTTCATTTAACCAAGAAAGGGTTTTGCTACGTAGATAATCACGCATTTTCTCTTCTGCTTCGAGCATAACTAAATTAATGGTACAGAAGGAGGGAGCTGCACAGCAGCCTTCTCGATACAAATAACCATTATCTTTAATATTTTTACATTGAAAAATAGGTTTTGGACCCTCAACTGCTTCCACTACATCCCAAAAGGAAATATCTTCAGGAGATTTAGCAATTTTATACCCACCTTTAACTCCGGGAACTGAACTTACAATACCAGACTTAGATAATTTACTGAAAACTTTTGAAAGAAATGTCTCAGAAAGACCTTGGAATTCTGCCAAATCTTTGATTCCAACACTTTCTTCTGAAGGTGCATCGATTAAATAAACCAAACAATGTAAAGCATATTCAACTCCGACACTATACGCCATATAAATCTACCTACTTCCATATTCAAGTTGACAAGAATAATTATAACATATATTATAGATATAATTAATCGGCGATTAAATGGATCTTTAATTAGTGCTTGAGATTATTTTAAAGGAAAAATACAAACTAATCAACATTTATCATTAACGCACATCCAAATATAGAGGGTTGCAGGTTTTTAACCATTTTTTGAAAAAATTATAAATATTAACTCCGATAGCGAATTTTCACCTGTACCGTGTTCTCGTAGATTAAACAGTTCTAAGGGCATGGGAAAAACAACGAAAAGAAAAAGAGCTAACTTGCTAAGAACAAAAATTAATGGAAAATATGTCTGAGATTTTACAATAATTTAAAACTGCAAATACGTAAGTCGTTTACCATTACATCATGTTAATATTTCAGCGAAGTAAGAAGGTGATATGGACAATATCACATGCTTTGGTAGGTATATTTAAAGACGTATGAAGAATGCTTGCCATACAAGCAAATAATAAAATGTATACCAATAACGGCTGATATACAGAAGTTGCTTACGCTAATAAAATACCTGAAAACTATGTTCACTTTTCTTGCCATCGAAGATTATTAAAGCTTTTGCGTACAAGGAACTGCTTTTCTAGACCTAAGTGAAGTATTAAAGATTATGTAAAGAAGCTGCTTCAAGATTAGCAACTGAATGAATACGGTATAAAAATAGAAGGAGGTAATGAAATGGAACAGAGAATTAATTATTATAACGTTGCACCAGAAGCGCTTAATATCATGATGGAAATGGAGAAGTATACGAAAACTACAGGTATAGACCGTAAACTTCGTGAACTGATTAAAATTCGAGCTTCTCAAATCAATGGCTGTGCCTATTGTATGAACATGCATACAGCAGATGCACGGAAAATGGGGGAAACAGAACAGCGTTTATATTGTATTAGTGCTTGGAAAGAGTGCACATTTTACACAGATGCGGAAAAAGCAGCTCTTGAGTTGACAGAGTACGTAACTTTAATTTCATCAAAACGGGTGCCAGATGAGCTTTATCACCGAGTACGTGAATATTTTGATGAAAGACAATATGTTAACCTTGTTCTAATAATAAATCAAATCAACAGTTGGAATAGAATTGCTATTGCAATGGGAAATACAGCAACTGAAAAATAATAACTGTAAGTGAACATCTTATATTTTTCATTTTAAATACATGGAATACTATTTATATTCAACAATTGGATGTCGATTGTTGAAGTTTGGGCAAATAAAAAATAACGATATTTCCCGTCGAGCTAGAAATTAGCGGTAACTTTTTTATTAACATCATATGGCGTCTTTAACTATGTTGGATAACTAAATATGTTTAAAATGATGAAACAGTCTGTTTATATGCAGGCTGTTTAAATTATTTATCAATGTAATAAATGTATTGTATTTACCTATGATAGCTATAGGCAATTTGGTATTGTTTACTTTTTGGCAGTTCCTATAATAGAAGTTAAGTAGCCATAGCCATGCTACGAAAAATGAAGGGGATGAAGAAAATGTCAAAAACAATTTTTTATCATGCTGGTTGTCCAATTTGTGTAGATGCGGAGCAAATGGTTCTTGATTACCTTGACAAGTCAAAGACTACGACAGAAGTGGTACATCTTGGCACGGATCGAAATCGAATTGAAGAAGCAGAAAAGGTAGGAGTAAAATCAGTTCCAGCATTGGTAATCGGCGAAGATGTATATCATATCAATTATGGAGCAAGTTTGGAAGATGTTAAGGGGTAAATTCTAAAACAAGATGCTGTATACCAATTGGCACCTATGTCAAGGACAATTATAAAAAAGCTTATGCAGATAAAAGATGATTCCTATATTGAATAGGGGTCATCTTTTTAGGTTCCGCTGATTGTTATCGTCAGCATGTACCTTCCCCTTTTTTCAATAAGATTTTTAAAACATGCCTTTAATTGAAATTTTTACCATCTATAATAAATAGGAAACACAAAGTTTGTTTCTCAGCATGATCAATGGTCAGTTAATACAAAAATACTTCCCCCATGAAACTTCACTTAAAGAGTATCCTGAGCATACAGATTCTAAAGGATGAAAAAGGATAGAAATAATGAGAGTTTTATTAAGTGAATGTTGTAACCGTGGCATCTATATAATTTATGGCTATTATAATAACGTTATCTTAGGATGAAGCTATGAAA
It encodes:
- the gatA gene encoding Asp-tRNA(Asn)/Glu-tRNA(Gln) amidotransferase subunit GatA, whose translation is MALFDYTIKQLEEKVHNGEITVEELVNASYERIHEVDDEVHAFLTLNEENAKAQAKELDKQADKTAALFGMPSGIKDNIVTKSLRTTCASKFLDNFHDPLYNATVVQKLSEQKAVTIGKLNMDEFAMGSSNENSSYEPTRNPWNTDYVPGGSSGGSAAAVAAGEVLFALGSDTGGSIRQPAAFCGVVGLKPTYGRVSRFGLVAFASSLDQIGPLTRTVEDNARVLEVIAGHDAMDSTSANIEVPAYTEALTNDVKGLKIAVPKEYLSEGVAPEVKASVMEALKVYESLGATWEEVSLPHSKYAVATYYLLSSSEASANLARFDGVRYGVRSENADNMIDMFKKSRSEGFGEEVKRRIMLGTFALSSGYYDAYYKKAQKVRTLIKQDFEQIFQDYDVVIGPTTPTPAFKVGEKVDDPLTMYANDILTIPVNLAGVPGISIPCGFAKEGLPIGLQIIGKHFDEATVYRTAHAYEKATDHHKQRPQLGGAK
- the gatC gene encoding Asp-tRNA(Asn)/Glu-tRNA(Gln) amidotransferase subunit GatC, which translates into the protein MEKISKDQVKHVAHLARLHVTEEEAAMFTEHLSSIITYAEQLNELDTTNVEPTTHVLDIKNVMRKDKPKQWITQDEALKNAPDHKDGHFRVPSILE
- the gatB gene encoding Asp-tRNA(Asn)/Glu-tRNA(Gln) amidotransferase subunit GatB, translating into MNFETIIGLEVHVELKTQSKIFSPSVNAFGTAPNTNVNPIDLGYPGVLPVLNEEAVNFAMKAAMALNCDIATNTKFDRKNYFYPDNPKAYQISQFDQPIGENGWIEIEVHGKKKRIGITRLHLEEDAGKLTHGEDGYSLVDFNRQGTPLIEIVSEPDMRSPEEAYAYLEKLKNIIQYTGVSDVKMQEGSLRCDANISLRPIGQEEFGTKTELKNLNSFSFVQKGLEFEEKRQEKELLSGGEILQETRRYDEKTKETILMRVKEGSDDYRYFPEPDLVPLYIDDAWKERIRKEIPELPDARKNRYMEELDLPEYDATVMTNSKQMADFFEEAIAHGSDMKQVSNWLMGEISAYMNKHLKELDELAITPEALAKMIQLIADGTISSKIAKKVFAELVEHGGDPEKIVKEKGLVQISDEGQLKEIISKVLDENEQSIIDYKNGKNKAVGFLVGQVMKATKGQANPPMVNKILLEEINKR
- a CDS encoding RrF2 family transcriptional regulator, with the protein product MAYSVGVEYALHCLVYLIDAPSEESVGIKDLAEFQGLSETFLSKVFSKLSKSGIVSSVPGVKGGYKIAKSPEDISFWDVVEAVEGPKPIFQCKNIKDNGYLYREGCCAAPSFCTINLVMLEAEEKMRDYLRSKTLSWLNEELDQVLPKQIREDTRKFFSKNKVDP
- the rlmD gene encoding 23S rRNA (uracil(1939)-C(5))-methyltransferase RlmD yields the protein MAKKAVPVKKNETLTLTFEDLTHEGNGVAKVNGYPLFVPYGLPGEKALVKVVKANKNFGFGKILEVKQASAERVKAPCNVYYKCGGCQLQHMSYHLQLEMKRNQVKNVMGKIAHMDHVPVHPTLGMTDPWRYRNKVQIPVGEKEGAIITGFYQKRSHRIIDDMDTCLIQDEVNDCMVEAVRRIASQLGITAYDESTHRGVLRHIMVRTGRETKDTMIVLVTRTEKLPHQEALIQALTETYPHVKSIIHNVNKEKTNVILGKKSNIIWGDAYIYDTIGDIRFAISAKSFYQVNPPQTKVLYEKALEYANLSSSDVVIDAYCGIGTISLFLAQQAKKVYGIEVVPEAISDAKRNAKLNGITNVEFVVGEAEKVMPWWKAQGLRPDVIIVDPPRKGCDEAFLEAMIEMEPKRIVYVSCNPSTLARDLNILDAGGYETKEVQPVDMFPQTNHVECVAVLSKVDE
- a CDS encoding carboxymuconolactone decarboxylase family protein gives rise to the protein MEQRINYYNVAPEALNIMMEMEKYTKTTGIDRKLRELIKIRASQINGCAYCMNMHTADARKMGETEQRLYCISAWKECTFYTDAEKAALELTEYVTLISSKRVPDELYHRVREYFDERQYVNLVLIINQINSWNRIAIAMGNTATEK
- a CDS encoding thioredoxin family protein — translated: MSKTIFYHAGCPICVDAEQMVLDYLDKSKTTTEVVHLGTDRNRIEEAEKVGVKSVPALVIGEDVYHINYGASLEDVKG
- a CDS encoding diacylglycerol kinase, with the translated sequence MNKARIIYNPTSGREAFKKELPAVLEKLEVAGYEASAHATTCEGDAIQAAQLAVERGHDLVIAAGGDGTINEVINGLAERENRPKLGIIPVGTTNDFARALHIPRGIQKAVDVIVAGQSMYLDIGKVNDHYFMNIAGGGKLTELTYEVPSKLKTMLGQLAYYMKGIEMLPSLKPSRAKIEYDGNVIDEDIMLFLISNTNSVGGFEKLAPDADMQDGYFDLIILRKTNLAEFIRIATLALRGAHLEDSHVIYVKAKHIKVMTDEKMQLNIDGEYGGLLPGEFANLQQHIEFFVPADFIEKN